In a genomic window of Vibrio gigantis:
- a CDS encoding RidA family protein: MTRQLIASTSPYAPVIGFSRAVRVGNHISVGGTAPIDEHGMTVGVGDPAAQTQQCIETIKAALESAGSGLGDVVRTRIMLTNINDWSEVAKVRGRYFRDILPVDTVVEVSRFINPEWLLEIEAEAIVSQDK, encoded by the coding sequence AAGCACAAGTCCTTACGCTCCGGTTATCGGTTTTTCTCGGGCAGTGAGAGTGGGTAACCATATTTCAGTTGGTGGCACTGCGCCTATCGATGAGCACGGGATGACGGTAGGTGTTGGAGACCCCGCAGCACAAACTCAACAGTGTATTGAGACCATTAAAGCGGCGCTTGAAAGTGCAGGTAGCGGCTTAGGTGATGTGGTAAGAACTCGGATAATGTTGACCAACATTAACGATTGGTCAGAGGTGGCGAAAGTGAGAGGCCGTTATTTCAGAGATATCTTGCCTGTTGATACCGTGGTTGAAGTCAGCCGCTTCATCAACCCTGAATGGCTTCTTGAAATCGAAGCTGAGGCGATTGTGAGTCAAGACAAGTAA